A region from the Haloarcula limicola genome encodes:
- a CDS encoding DUF7120 family protein → MPKVEINVPEHLEMQIAQLVERGEFLNREEAIEDLLSTGLKAYKTSGPQDEDEEPGFEEDGMMGHDDEYVF, encoded by the coding sequence ATGCCAAAGGTAGAGATCAACGTCCCGGAACATCTAGAGATGCAGATCGCTCAGCTGGTCGAGCGAGGCGAGTTCCTCAACCGCGAGGAAGCCATCGAAGACCTCCTCTCCACCGGGCTGAAAGCGTACAAGACGTCCGGCCCGCAGGACGAGGACGAGGAACCCGGATTCGAGGAAGACGGGATGATGGGTCACGACGACGAGTACGTCTTCTGA
- a CDS encoding UPF0058 family protein, whose amino-acid sequence MHKDELLELHEQMVTIMEFFRDEMDSVDPSLFDPYDELDVRPSDVHKSKSEHKHAVFVLGNALATAMSEDEFSDAGRVGKRMKELAEDAERKL is encoded by the coding sequence ATGCACAAAGACGAGCTACTGGAGCTTCACGAGCAGATGGTGACGATCATGGAGTTCTTCCGCGACGAGATGGACAGCGTCGACCCGTCGCTGTTCGACCCCTACGACGAGCTCGACGTCCGCCCCTCGGACGTACACAAGTCCAAGAGCGAGCACAAACACGCCGTCTTCGTCCTCGGCAACGCGCTGGCGACGGCGATGAGCGAGGACGAGTTCTCCGACGCCGGGCGAGTCGGCAAGCGGATGAAGGAACTGGCCGAGGACGCCGAGCGGAAACTCTGA
- a CDS encoding winged helix-turn-helix domain-containing protein: protein MVAETPDWEFKERDVHILRELAAEPQRSSRELADILETKYDIDVSHVTVSESIRKMREEDVFREAIIPNESLFNFALFEFKFNPEHFADAWHDAMVAIRDDEHTLIYFLSDGEYQWKSVMMFPTRTAESRWIHEFYKNHGDVVQNVRNSVVHNVLKFQTDPEMFTALHEE from the coding sequence ATGGTAGCCGAGACTCCGGACTGGGAGTTCAAAGAGCGGGACGTTCACATACTGCGGGAACTCGCCGCCGAACCCCAGCGGTCCTCGCGCGAGCTCGCGGACATCCTCGAGACGAAGTACGACATCGACGTCTCGCACGTCACCGTCAGCGAGTCCATCCGGAAGATGCGCGAGGAGGACGTCTTCCGGGAGGCCATCATCCCCAACGAGTCGCTGTTCAACTTCGCGCTCTTCGAGTTCAAGTTCAACCCCGAGCACTTCGCCGACGCGTGGCACGACGCGATGGTCGCGATCCGCGACGACGAGCACACGCTCATCTACTTCCTCTCCGACGGGGAGTACCAGTGGAAATCGGTGATGATGTTCCCCACCCGCACCGCCGAGTCCCGGTGGATCCACGAGTTCTACAAGAACCACGGCGACGTCGTCCAGAACGTGCGCAACTCCGTCGTCCACAACGTTCTGAAGTTCCAGACCGACCCGGAGATGTTCACCGCGCTACACGAAGAGTAG
- a CDS encoding ribonucleoside-diphosphate reductase, which produces MSDDTFRLAVNRDDRSFRYYRNAVERHWDPADVDIARDRDPLVDAHPKTFENFRATVAKFGAGERAVTEDLAPLAVALSDAESQAYLSTQLYEEARHLDFFERYWREVVNPVEEARGLDPTSPTEDRWINAAYDELLARTDEAMHRLLEADTPENRAVAYCHYHLTIEGILAQTAYWGLQRSFGPGESDLPTLPGFTEGIRAIRSDEGRHVGFGMSQLKELVADGVDPQLLHDTVNELLPLVQRTTTDGVSAGSSRETPGPSAADLQTYAAEKHTERMEQITDESASLPDVETLVALES; this is translated from the coding sequence ATGTCCGACGACACGTTCCGGTTGGCGGTGAATCGCGACGACCGGTCGTTTCGGTACTACCGCAACGCAGTCGAACGCCACTGGGACCCGGCCGACGTCGATATCGCGCGGGACCGCGACCCGCTGGTCGACGCCCACCCGAAGACGTTCGAAAACTTCCGAGCGACGGTAGCGAAGTTCGGCGCGGGCGAGCGAGCGGTGACCGAAGACCTCGCGCCGCTGGCCGTCGCGCTCTCGGACGCCGAGTCGCAGGCGTACCTCTCGACGCAGCTGTACGAGGAGGCCCGTCACCTCGACTTCTTCGAGCGCTACTGGCGCGAAGTCGTCAACCCCGTCGAGGAGGCGCGCGGCCTCGACCCCACCTCGCCGACCGAGGACCGCTGGATCAACGCGGCCTACGACGAACTGCTCGCCCGCACCGACGAGGCGATGCACCGCCTGCTGGAGGCGGATACGCCGGAGAATCGCGCCGTCGCCTACTGCCATTACCACTTGACCATCGAAGGCATTCTCGCACAGACGGCCTACTGGGGGCTGCAACGGAGTTTCGGTCCCGGCGAGTCCGACCTCCCGACGCTGCCGGGATTCACCGAGGGGATTCGGGCCATCCGGAGCGACGAGGGCCGACACGTCGGCTTCGGGATGTCGCAGTTGAAGGAGCTGGTCGCCGACGGCGTCGACCCGCAGCTGCTGCACGACACGGTCAACGAGCTCCTGCCGCTGGTCCAGCGGACGACCACCGACGGCGTCAGCGCGGGTTCGAGCCGCGAGACGCCGGGTCCATCGGCCGCCGACCTCCAGACGTACGCCGCCGAGAAGCACACCGAGCGGATGGAGCAGATAACCGACGAATCCGCCTCCCTCCCGGACGTAGAGACGCTGGTCGCGCTGGAGAGCTGA
- a CDS encoding enoyl-CoA hydratase/isomerase family protein, with translation MSADDVVLDITGDVATVTLNRPDVRNALAVDTARELTDRFETIADSDARCVVVEGAGPAFCAGGDIGAMIEGVAEDQPPADRAELVVSAINAAVESVYDCRLPVVAKIDGPTFGAGAGLALACDLQLASPEAKIGFGFRQVGLAIDSGVSYSLPRVVGPNKAKELVFTGELLDADAARELGIFTRLFEEGSFEEGVENLVTTIAEGPTVALTQAKRLLDRGSEGTFEQALDREATAQGLAFTTDDHEEGATAFMEQRDPEFEGR, from the coding sequence ATGTCTGCCGACGACGTGGTGCTCGACATCACAGGCGACGTCGCCACCGTGACGCTCAACCGACCGGACGTGCGGAACGCGCTGGCGGTCGACACCGCCCGCGAACTCACCGACCGCTTCGAGACCATCGCCGACAGCGACGCCCGCTGCGTCGTCGTCGAGGGGGCCGGTCCCGCCTTCTGTGCCGGCGGCGACATCGGCGCGATGATCGAGGGCGTCGCCGAGGACCAGCCGCCGGCCGACCGCGCCGAACTGGTCGTCTCGGCCATCAACGCCGCGGTGGAGTCCGTCTACGACTGCCGTCTCCCGGTCGTGGCGAAGATCGACGGGCCGACGTTCGGGGCCGGCGCGGGGCTGGCGCTGGCATGTGACCTCCAACTGGCGAGCCCGGAGGCGAAGATCGGCTTCGGCTTCCGACAGGTCGGGCTCGCCATCGACTCCGGCGTCTCCTACTCGCTGCCGCGCGTCGTCGGCCCGAACAAGGCCAAGGAACTCGTCTTCACCGGCGAACTGCTGGACGCCGACGCCGCCCGCGAACTCGGAATCTTCACGCGCCTGTTCGAGGAAGGCTCCTTCGAGGAGGGCGTCGAGAACCTCGTGACGACCATCGCCGAGGGACCGACCGTCGCGCTCACGCAGGCCAAGCGACTGCTGGACCGGGGCTCCGAGGGGACCTTCGAACAGGCGCTCGACCGCGAGGCGACCGCGCAGGGCCTCGCCTTCACGACTGACGATCACGAGGAGGGCGCGACGGCGTTCATGGAACAGCGCGACCCCGAATTCGAGGGACGTTGA
- a CDS encoding cryptochrome/photolyase family protein, producing the protein MRLHWHRRDLRAADNAGLARASANDPVVPAFVFDTAVLDHAAPPRVAFMLDALDALRSWYRDRGSDLVVAHGDPREVLPDLADEYGADVVTWGKDYSGLARERDADVRQALDAADVAREAVQDAVLHEPGEITTNDGEPYSVFTYFGRKWHDREKDAPYDVPERDALADAGGDDLPTLDELGFDEPEADVPPAGTDHARDLLDSFLEDDVYRYEERRDYPADDCTSRLSAHLKFGTIGIREVYDATAEARSATEPGSDRDSSVEEFQSQLAWREFYTQVLFANPNVVTENYKEYETEIRWNTDEEGLQAWKDGETGYPIVDAGMRQLREEAFVHNRLRMIVASFLTKDLLVDWRAGYDWFREKLVDHDTGNDNGGWQWAASTGTDAQPYFRVFNPMTQGERYDPDAEYIKRYVPELRDAGAEIIHNWHEASPTQRQNAAPDYPEPIVDHSQRREEAIEMFERARGDE; encoded by the coding sequence ATGCGCCTCCACTGGCATCGTCGGGACCTGCGAGCGGCGGACAACGCCGGTCTCGCGCGGGCGAGCGCGAACGACCCCGTCGTCCCGGCGTTCGTCTTCGATACCGCCGTCCTCGACCACGCCGCCCCGCCCCGCGTCGCGTTTATGCTCGACGCGCTCGACGCCCTCCGCTCGTGGTACCGCGACCGCGGGAGCGACCTCGTCGTCGCTCACGGCGACCCCCGGGAGGTCCTACCCGACCTCGCCGACGAGTACGGCGCGGACGTGGTGACGTGGGGAAAGGATTACTCCGGCCTCGCGCGCGAACGCGACGCTGACGTTCGGCAGGCTCTCGACGCCGCCGACGTGGCCCGCGAGGCGGTCCAAGACGCCGTCCTCCACGAGCCCGGCGAGATAACGACCAACGACGGCGAGCCCTACAGCGTCTTCACCTACTTCGGTCGGAAGTGGCACGACCGCGAGAAGGACGCCCCCTACGACGTCCCCGAGCGCGACGCGCTGGCCGACGCCGGGGGCGACGACCTGCCGACGCTCGACGAGTTGGGATTCGACGAACCCGAAGCGGACGTTCCTCCCGCTGGGACCGACCACGCCCGCGATCTGCTCGACTCCTTCCTCGAAGACGACGTCTACCGCTACGAGGAGCGTCGGGACTACCCGGCCGACGACTGCACGTCGCGGCTCTCGGCCCACCTCAAGTTCGGCACCATCGGTATCCGCGAGGTGTACGACGCCACCGCCGAGGCCCGGAGCGCGACGGAACCGGGCAGCGACCGGGATTCCTCCGTCGAGGAGTTCCAGTCCCAGCTCGCCTGGCGCGAGTTCTACACGCAGGTCCTCTTCGCGAACCCGAACGTCGTCACGGAGAACTACAAGGAGTACGAGACGGAGATCCGGTGGAACACCGACGAGGAGGGGTTACAGGCGTGGAAGGACGGCGAGACGGGCTATCCCATCGTCGACGCCGGGATGCGGCAACTCCGCGAGGAGGCGTTCGTGCACAACCGCCTCCGGATGATCGTCGCCTCCTTCCTCACGAAGGACCTGCTCGTCGACTGGCGAGCGGGCTACGACTGGTTCCGGGAGAAACTGGTCGACCACGACACGGGCAACGACAACGGCGGCTGGCAGTGGGCGGCCTCGACGGGCACCGACGCCCAGCCGTACTTTCGCGTCTTCAACCCGATGACGCAGGGCGAGCGCTACGACCCCGACGCCGAGTACATCAAGCGCTACGTCCCGGAACTGCGAGACGCCGGCGCGGAGATCATCCACAACTGGCACGAGGCGTCGCCGACCCAGCGTCAGAATGCGGCCCCCGACTATCCCGAACCGATCGTAGACCACAGCCAGCGTCGGGAGGAAGCTATCGAAATGTTCGAGCGAGCGAGGGGTGACGAGTGA
- the sod gene encoding superoxide dismutase codes for MSEHSEPELPPLPYDYDALEPHISEQVLTWHHDTHHQGYVNGLESAEETLADNRESGDYSSTGGALANVTHNGCGHYLHTLFWNNMAPNGGGEPEGDLRDRIEEDFGSYDGWKGEFEAAAKAAGGWALLVYDPVAKQLRNVKVDKHDQGALWGAHPVLALDVWEHSYYYDYGPDRGSFIDAFFEVVDWDEVADEYQTAVGHFE; via the coding sequence ATGTCAGAACACTCCGAACCGGAGCTACCACCGCTCCCGTACGACTACGACGCGCTGGAGCCTCACATCTCCGAGCAGGTGCTCACGTGGCACCACGACACCCACCATCAGGGCTACGTAAACGGGCTGGAATCGGCCGAGGAGACGCTGGCCGACAACCGCGAGTCGGGTGACTACTCCTCGACGGGCGGTGCGCTGGCGAACGTGACCCACAACGGCTGTGGTCACTATCTCCACACGCTGTTCTGGAACAACATGGCCCCCAACGGCGGCGGCGAACCCGAAGGCGACCTCCGCGACCGCATCGAGGAGGACTTCGGTTCCTACGACGGCTGGAAGGGCGAGTTCGAGGCCGCCGCGAAGGCCGCCGGCGGCTGGGCGCTCTTGGTCTACGATCCCGTTGCCAAGCAACTCCGCAACGTCAAGGTCGACAAGCACGACCAGGGCGCGCTCTGGGGCGCACATCCCGTTCTGGCCCTCGACGTCTGGGAGCACTCGTACTACTACGACTACGGTCCGGACCGCGGCTCGTTCATCGACGCCTTCTTCGAGGTCGTCGACTGGGACGAGGTCGCAGACGAGTACCAGACCGCGGTCGGTCACTTCGAGTAA
- a CDS encoding histidine kinase N-terminal 7TM domain-containing protein, with product MVSVFVGYAFVLVASGVFVAALAMYAWDRRDRVGAKPLSVLLIGQTIWCGCAAAAVLSRGTWWALFWSRAWYVGIVVTVAGLFVFALEYTGHEKWLGWRTYALLAVEPALLLAVAAVAPELLYTVEGRSTAEMLGWVVVSGDVFWAHVAYSYLLVAVSSVLIAQFALSSGELYRKQVYGLLAAIAVPWTGNALYLFGDVGVDTTPVTFAATGAALSWAVLRAGFLDISPIAHQKVVESLNSAVFVIDGEGRLTEVNDAGRQLLDGDGVVNEPVADAFADWPALRDTAVLEVSSETRTEIDRGDRYFDVHVTPLYDDRDHRIGRLILVHEMTEQKTRERQLEHRNQQLDRFASVVSHDLRNPLNVADGSLELARETGSPQHFDRLERSLGRMDQLIGEMLTLARGGSVTDEATISLAAVAQKAWGHVETRGATLRVDTDRAVVGNEEQLLQLLENAFRNGVEHGGDGVTMTITADDDGFYVADDGEGIPEAERESVFEHGFTTSEEGTGLGLAIIEHVAEAHGWHATITESDAGGARLAITGVETKTDGAANAAVEERSRN from the coding sequence ATGGTTTCGGTCTTCGTCGGCTACGCGTTCGTGCTAGTGGCCTCGGGGGTGTTCGTCGCCGCGCTGGCGATGTACGCGTGGGACCGTCGAGACCGGGTCGGTGCTAAGCCGCTGTCAGTTCTGTTGATCGGACAGACGATCTGGTGTGGCTGTGCCGCCGCCGCCGTGCTGTCACGAGGGACCTGGTGGGCGCTGTTCTGGTCGCGTGCATGGTACGTCGGCATCGTCGTCACGGTGGCCGGTCTGTTCGTCTTCGCGCTCGAATACACGGGCCACGAGAAGTGGCTCGGGTGGCGAACCTACGCGTTGCTCGCCGTCGAGCCCGCGCTGTTGCTCGCCGTCGCAGCGGTCGCTCCGGAACTGCTCTATACGGTCGAGGGACGGTCCACGGCCGAGATGCTCGGGTGGGTCGTCGTCTCCGGCGACGTGTTCTGGGCGCACGTCGCGTACTCGTATCTGCTCGTGGCCGTCTCCTCGGTCCTGATCGCCCAGTTCGCGCTCTCGTCGGGAGAGCTGTATCGGAAGCAGGTGTACGGCCTGCTCGCCGCGATCGCCGTCCCGTGGACGGGTAACGCGCTCTATCTGTTCGGCGACGTCGGGGTCGACACGACGCCCGTGACGTTCGCCGCGACCGGTGCCGCGCTCTCGTGGGCCGTCCTGCGGGCCGGTTTCCTCGATATCTCCCCGATCGCCCATCAGAAAGTCGTCGAGTCGCTGAACAGCGCCGTCTTCGTCATCGACGGCGAGGGCCGACTCACCGAGGTCAACGACGCGGGACGGCAGTTACTGGATGGGGATGGGGTCGTGAACGAGCCCGTCGCGGACGCCTTCGCGGACTGGCCGGCGCTGCGCGATACCGCCGTCCTCGAGGTCTCCTCGGAGACGCGGACGGAAATCGACCGAGGCGACCGCTACTTCGACGTGCACGTGACGCCGCTGTACGACGACAGGGACCACCGTATCGGGCGGCTGATTCTCGTCCACGAGATGACCGAACAGAAGACGCGCGAGCGCCAACTCGAACACCGTAATCAACAGTTAGACCGGTTCGCGTCCGTCGTCTCTCACGACCTCAGAAACCCGTTGAACGTCGCGGACGGAAGCCTGGAACTCGCGCGTGAGACCGGCAGTCCACAGCACTTCGACAGGCTCGAACGCTCGCTCGGGCGAATGGACCAACTCATCGGCGAGATGCTGACCCTCGCCCGCGGCGGGTCGGTCACCGACGAAGCGACGATATCGCTGGCGGCGGTCGCACAGAAGGCCTGGGGACACGTCGAGACCCGCGGCGCGACGCTACGAGTCGATACCGACCGCGCCGTCGTCGGCAACGAAGAGCAGCTGTTGCAACTGCTCGAGAACGCGTTCCGGAACGGCGTAGAGCACGGCGGCGACGGCGTGACGATGACCATCACGGCCGACGATGACGGATTTTACGTCGCCGACGACGGAGAGGGGATCCCCGAAGCGGAGCGCGAGAGCGTCTTCGAACACGGGTTCACGACGAGCGAGGAGGGGACGGGACTCGGGCTCGCGATTATCGAACACGTCGCCGAGGCCCACGGCTGGCACGCGACGATAACCGAGAGCGACGCCGGTGGTGCGCGACTCGCGATCACGGGCGTTGAGACGAAGACAGACGGCGCGGCGAACGCGGCCGTCGAAGAGCGGTCTCGCAACTGA
- a CDS encoding DUF5827 family protein yields MPVEKREFDDILSFELHEPADILDPEKLYTIPEIARLLQGLPVDAELSEFNESVFVDWAIPWMIFNQDSLVFAEPDAEDVVGLYGLDDE; encoded by the coding sequence ATGCCAGTCGAGAAGCGCGAATTCGACGACATCCTCTCCTTCGAGTTGCACGAACCGGCAGACATCCTCGACCCGGAGAAACTGTACACCATCCCCGAGATCGCCCGGCTCCTGCAGGGGCTCCCGGTCGACGCCGAGTTGAGCGAGTTCAACGAGTCCGTCTTCGTCGACTGGGCCATCCCGTGGATGATCTTCAACCAGGACTCGCTGGTCTTCGCGGAACCGGACGCCGAGGACGTGGTCGGGCTGTACGGGCTCGACGACGAATGA
- a CDS encoding ATPase, which yields MNLLVAGGDRVDAGKTTFSVGLLAHTGARGFKPRAGNNYWFDHDDFLYATEEGRLFGKDAKRLAAASPGEVRPEAINPIHRLWHPSPGPSTGLLGKDDQQFVVDRVGTDGDGEFVVNGTVDVPDAVAERLPLDAAPRVTSVPDFNDLMGVMHAEALESLAEDIAATERSVVESYGDVARPLDGFVPDAVAVVEPGRARFYDGDRYAKACEIATGGPGDGQLEERVEKVVDLIDRKGAVRLPALDGETRSDPEAVAEAYDHAYDALLATAFE from the coding sequence ATGAACCTGCTCGTCGCTGGCGGCGATCGGGTCGACGCCGGCAAGACGACGTTCTCCGTCGGCCTGCTGGCACACACCGGCGCGCGCGGATTCAAGCCGCGGGCCGGCAACAACTACTGGTTCGACCACGACGACTTCCTGTACGCCACCGAGGAGGGCCGCCTCTTCGGAAAGGACGCCAAGCGCCTGGCGGCGGCATCGCCGGGCGAGGTCCGACCGGAGGCCATCAATCCGATTCACCGCCTCTGGCATCCCTCGCCCGGCCCCAGCACCGGACTGCTCGGGAAGGACGACCAGCAGTTCGTCGTCGACAGGGTCGGAACCGACGGCGACGGCGAGTTCGTCGTCAACGGCACCGTCGACGTTCCCGACGCCGTCGCCGAGCGCCTCCCGCTCGACGCCGCCCCGCGGGTCACGTCGGTTCCGGACTTCAACGACCTCATGGGCGTGATGCACGCCGAGGCGCTGGAATCGCTCGCCGAGGACATCGCCGCGACCGAGCGAAGCGTCGTGGAGTCCTACGGCGACGTGGCGCGCCCGCTCGACGGGTTCGTCCCGGACGCCGTCGCCGTCGTCGAACCCGGCCGGGCGCGCTTCTACGACGGCGACCGCTACGCCAAAGCCTGCGAGATAGCCACGGGCGGCCCCGGCGACGGCCAGTTAGAGGAGCGCGTCGAGAAGGTCGTCGACCTCATCGACCGGAAGGGGGCGGTCAGGCTGCCGGCGCTCGACGGCGAGACGCGATCGGACCCCGAGGCCGTCGCCGAGGCCTACGACCACGCCTACGACGCGCTCCTGGCGACGGCGTTCGAGTGA
- a CDS encoding MBL fold metallo-hydrolase, protein MIRNLARGVQSFTSNAFLVTGDRTVLVDVGNEFDVVSAVEDHADGLDAVVLTHTHYDHVGNLGDVVSAFDVDVWGYDTEQDGVTRAVADGETVQLGDHEYEALHTPGHKNDHLCFHSSAASVLFAGDLIFANGSFGRTDLEEGNRDQLVESIDRVLDTVDENLGEMHTGHGPSVTDNAYHDIELAWQAARF, encoded by the coding sequence ATGATACGAAACCTCGCTCGGGGCGTCCAGTCGTTCACGAGCAACGCGTTTCTGGTGACGGGCGACCGAACGGTGCTCGTAGATGTGGGCAACGAGTTCGACGTCGTCTCGGCCGTCGAAGACCACGCCGACGGGCTCGATGCGGTCGTGCTGACGCACACCCACTACGACCACGTCGGCAACCTCGGCGACGTCGTCTCCGCGTTCGACGTCGACGTCTGGGGGTACGATACCGAACAGGACGGCGTCACGCGAGCCGTCGCCGACGGAGAGACGGTCCAGTTGGGCGACCACGAGTACGAGGCGCTGCACACGCCCGGACACAAGAACGACCACCTCTGTTTCCACTCGTCCGCTGCGAGCGTGCTGTTCGCGGGCGATCTGATCTTCGCCAACGGGAGCTTCGGACGCACCGACCTCGAAGAGGGTAACCGCGACCAGCTGGTCGAGAGCATCGACCGCGTCCTCGATACCGTGGACGAGAATCTCGGCGAGATGCACACCGGTCACGGCCCGAGCGTCACCGATAACGCGTACCACGACATCGAACTGGCGTGGCAGGCCGCTCGGTTCTGA
- a CDS encoding HalX domain-containing protein, with protein MSESDPPVVLIVEDEPDVAETYKLWLEGEYEVRMAQNGDEGLELLDGSVDVVLLDRMMPGLSGDEVLSRIRERELDCRVAMVTAVEPDFDILEMGFDAYLSKPIRSEQLHETVTNLLDRSEYDSMLQEYYALVEKRATLEATKSGAELAENDQYEELDDEIEEMRDGLSDTLGGIEDDDDFIATLRGLSNGEEN; from the coding sequence ATGTCTGAATCGGACCCGCCCGTCGTGTTGATCGTCGAAGACGAACCGGATGTCGCCGAGACGTACAAGCTCTGGCTAGAGGGCGAATACGAGGTCCGGATGGCCCAGAACGGGGACGAGGGACTCGAACTGCTCGACGGGTCCGTCGACGTCGTCCTCTTGGACCGGATGATGCCCGGTCTCTCGGGCGACGAGGTCCTGAGTCGGATCCGCGAGCGGGAGCTCGACTGCCGCGTGGCGATGGTGACCGCCGTCGAGCCCGATTTCGACATCTTGGAGATGGGGTTCGACGCCTACCTCTCGAAGCCGATCCGGAGCGAGCAGCTCCACGAGACGGTGACGAACCTCTTGGACCGGTCGGAGTACGACTCGATGCTCCAGGAGTACTACGCGCTCGTCGAGAAGCGAGCGACGCTGGAGGCGACCAAGTCGGGGGCCGAACTCGCCGAGAACGACCAGTACGAAGAGCTAGACGACGAGATCGAAGAGATGCGAGATGGCCTCTCGGATACGCTCGGTGGCATCGAGGACGACGACGACTTCATCGCGACGCTACGTGGACTGAGCAATGGCGAAGAAAACTGA
- a CDS encoding RAD55 family ATPase — protein sequence MYDLSSVVEFDALREVRPGSSILISGPAMTGKERLAYDILADGARNGDGAVVVTTSDKAEDVVTDFRELVPELNDSQLGVIDCRGEGSSGGSFEGAYVHQVSSPSDLTGIGIGITKALEGLHNSGRERGRLALVSLSTMLTYTDKKTVFKFCHVLSSRLDAADYIGVFTIDSGAHDEQTIQVIKQAFDGLIEVRDADGGGRESRVLGLSGEPTDWKRL from the coding sequence ATGTACGATCTCTCATCGGTTGTCGAATTCGACGCGCTTCGGGAGGTACGGCCCGGGTCGAGTATCCTCATTTCCGGTCCCGCGATGACCGGGAAGGAGCGACTCGCCTACGACATTCTGGCGGACGGGGCACGCAACGGCGACGGTGCCGTCGTCGTGACGACGAGCGACAAGGCGGAGGACGTCGTCACCGATTTCCGCGAGCTCGTCCCGGAACTGAACGACTCGCAGCTCGGTGTCATCGACTGCCGCGGCGAGGGCAGTTCCGGCGGCTCCTTCGAGGGCGCGTACGTCCATCAGGTGTCCTCGCCCAGCGACCTCACGGGCATCGGGATCGGCATCACGAAGGCGCTCGAAGGCCTCCACAACTCGGGGCGCGAGCGGGGCCGGCTAGCGCTCGTCTCGCTGTCGACGATGCTCACCTACACGGACAAGAAGACGGTGTTCAAGTTCTGTCACGTCCTCTCCTCGCGGCTGGACGCGGCCGACTACATCGGCGTCTTCACCATCGACTCGGGGGCCCACGACGAGCAGACGATTCAGGTCATCAAGCAGGCGTTCGACGGGCTCATCGAGGTCCGCGACGCCGACGGCGGCGGCCGCGAATCGCGCGTGCTCGGTCTCTCGGGCGAACCGACCGACTGGAAGCGACTCTAA
- the thyX gene encoding FAD-dependent thymidylate synthase — protein sequence MEVTLLEATDDPEDLVCKAARNDYSDEFVGGQSLEATMETVEGDSLEAKKETLIGHLLEHGHFGPFEHPQITFAVEGVSRSCMAQITRHRHVSFDVQSMRYVSFDEVDPDDVRAGEMVVVPPSATDPDWVGRNQKGDADEDDIERREEIFRDTVADAVESYQELLDLGMPPEDARFVLPIGTKVNMVMSMNVRMLMHVADMRAAADAQWEIRTMTEELLDIAADWCPITFDHYEREMKNRKNRLAP from the coding sequence ATGGAAGTCACGCTGCTAGAGGCCACCGACGACCCGGAGGACCTCGTCTGTAAGGCGGCCCGTAACGACTACAGCGACGAGTTCGTCGGCGGCCAGTCGCTCGAAGCGACGATGGAGACGGTCGAGGGCGATTCGCTCGAAGCCAAGAAGGAGACGCTCATCGGCCACTTACTGGAGCACGGTCACTTCGGCCCGTTCGAACACCCGCAGATCACGTTCGCCGTCGAGGGCGTCTCGCGGTCGTGTATGGCACAGATTACTCGCCACCGACACGTCTCCTTCGACGTGCAGTCGATGCGGTACGTCTCCTTCGACGAGGTGGACCCCGACGACGTCCGGGCGGGCGAGATGGTCGTCGTCCCGCCGTCGGCGACGGACCCCGACTGGGTCGGCCGAAATCAGAAGGGCGACGCCGACGAGGACGACATCGAGAGACGCGAGGAGATATTCCGCGACACCGTCGCCGACGCCGTCGAGTCCTACCAGGAACTGCTGGACCTCGGCATGCCGCCGGAGGACGCCCGGTTCGTCCTCCCCATCGGGACGAAAGTCAACATGGTCATGTCGATGAACGTCCGCATGCTGATGCACGTCGCGGACATGCGGGCGGCCGCCGACGCCCAGTGGGAGATCAGGACCATGACCGAGGAACTCCTCGACATCGCGGCCGACTGGTGTCCCATCACGTTCGACCACTACGAGCGCGAGATGAAGAACCGGAAGAACCGACTCGCCCCCTGA